Proteins from one Pseudarthrobacter sp. BIM B-2242 genomic window:
- the rpsC gene encoding 30S ribosomal protein S3 produces the protein MGQKVNPHGFRLGITTDHVSHWFADSTKAGQRYKDFVREDIRIRQLMSTGMERAGIAKVEIERTRDRVRVDIHTARPGIVIGRRGAEADRIRGELEKLTGKQVQLNILEVKNPEMEAQLVAQGVAEQLTSRVAFRRAMKKAMQSAQRAGAKGIRIACSGRLGGAEMSRSEFYREGRVPLHTLRANIDYGFYEAKTTFGRIGVKVWIYKGDVTSKELAQQAAAAPSRGRGPSDRPGRPGGADRGDRRRRTDRPAAEAAPAAAAPAVEAAPAAVEGGQA, from the coding sequence GTGGGACAGAAAGTTAACCCGCACGGGTTCCGACTCGGCATCACCACCGATCACGTATCGCACTGGTTTGCTGACAGCACCAAGGCCGGCCAGCGGTACAAGGACTTCGTTCGCGAAGACATCCGTATCCGCCAGCTCATGTCCACGGGCATGGAGCGCGCCGGCATCGCCAAGGTTGAAATCGAGCGCACCCGTGACCGTGTCCGCGTGGATATCCACACGGCACGTCCCGGCATCGTCATCGGCCGCCGCGGCGCTGAAGCAGACCGCATCCGCGGCGAGCTTGAGAAGCTGACGGGCAAGCAGGTTCAGCTGAACATCCTCGAGGTCAAGAACCCCGAGATGGAAGCACAGCTTGTTGCCCAGGGCGTTGCTGAGCAGCTGACTTCCCGCGTGGCTTTCCGCCGTGCGATGAAGAAGGCCATGCAGTCCGCACAGCGTGCAGGTGCCAAGGGCATCCGTATCGCTTGCTCCGGTCGACTGGGCGGCGCTGAAATGTCCCGCTCGGAGTTCTACCGCGAAGGCCGTGTGCCCCTGCACACCCTCCGTGCGAACATCGACTACGGCTTCTACGAGGCCAAGACCACCTTCGGCCGCATCGGCGTGAAGGTCTGGATCTACAAGGGTGACGTCACCTCCAAGGAACTGGCTCAGCAGGCAGCTGCTGCTCCGTCCCGTGGCCGCGGCCCCAGCGATCGTCCGGGCCGCCCGGGTGGCGCTGACCGTGGTGACCGCCGCCGTCGTACCGACCGTCCGGCAGCAGAGGCAGCTCCGGCTGCCGCCGCTCCGGCAGTTGAGGCTGCACCCGCTGCAGTAGAAGGAGGACAGGCTTAA
- the rplB gene encoding 50S ribosomal protein L2 — translation MGIRKYKPTTPGRRGSSVADFTEITRSTPEKSLVRPLPKKGGRNNTGKITTRHKGGGHKRQYRLIDFRRHDKDGVNARVAEIEYDPNRTARIALLHYVDGTKRYIIAPNKLSQGDVVEAGAGADIKPGNNLPLLNIPVGTVIHAVELRPGGGAKMGRSAGASIQLVAKEGRFAQLRLPSGEIRNVDVRCRATIGEVGNAEQSNINWGKAGRMRWKGVRPTVRGVAMNPVDHPHGGGEGKTSGGRHPVNPNGKREGRTRRPNKESDKLIVRRRRTGKNKR, via the coding sequence ATGGGAATCCGTAAGTACAAGCCGACTACACCGGGCCGTCGTGGCTCGAGCGTAGCGGACTTCACCGAAATCACGCGGTCAACGCCGGAAAAGTCGTTGGTACGTCCGCTGCCCAAAAAGGGCGGCCGTAACAACACCGGTAAGATCACCACCCGTCACAAGGGTGGTGGCCACAAGCGCCAGTACCGTCTGATCGACTTCCGTCGCCACGACAAGGACGGCGTCAACGCCCGCGTTGCCGAAATCGAGTACGATCCGAACCGCACGGCTCGCATCGCCCTCCTGCACTACGTTGATGGCACCAAGCGTTACATCATCGCCCCGAACAAGCTGTCCCAGGGTGACGTCGTTGAGGCAGGTGCCGGTGCTGACATCAAGCCCGGTAACAACCTGCCCCTGCTCAACATCCCGGTCGGTACCGTAATCCACGCAGTCGAACTGCGTCCGGGCGGCGGCGCCAAGATGGGCCGCTCCGCCGGCGCATCGATCCAGCTTGTTGCCAAGGAAGGCCGCTTCGCCCAGCTGCGTCTGCCTTCCGGCGAAATCCGCAACGTTGATGTGCGCTGCCGCGCAACCATCGGCGAGGTCGGCAACGCCGAGCAGTCGAACATCAACTGGGGCAAGGCCGGCCGTATGCGGTGGAAGGGCGTTCGCCCGACCGTCCGTGGTGTCGCCATGAACCCGGTTGACCACCCGCACGGTGGTGGCGAGGGTAAGACGTCCGGTGGACGTCACCCCGTCAACCCGAACGGTAAGCGTGAGGGCCGCACCCGCCGCCCGAACAAAGAGAGCGACAAGCTTATTGTGCGTCGTCGTCGTACTGGCAAGAACAAGCGATAG
- the rplX gene encoding 50S ribosomal protein L24 — protein sequence MAKIKKGDLVQVITGAKAERGGDKGKQGKVLRVFPETNRVLVEGINRVTKHTKVGQSQRGTKTGGIEVVEASIHISNVALVDPSTKKPTRVGFRTETVERDGVKREVRVRVAKSSGKDI from the coding sequence ATGGCTAAGATCAAAAAGGGTGACCTCGTTCAGGTCATCACTGGCGCCAAGGCTGAGCGCGGCGGCGACAAGGGTAAGCAGGGCAAGGTTCTGCGCGTATTCCCGGAGACCAACCGCGTGTTGGTTGAAGGCATTAACCGCGTAACCAAGCACACCAAGGTCGGTCAGTCGCAGCGCGGCACCAAGACCGGTGGCATCGAGGTCGTCGAAGCTTCGATCCACATCTCCAACGTGGCTCTGGTTGACCCGTCCACCAAGAAGCCCACCCGCGTCGGTTTCCGCACCGAGACCGTTGAGCGCGATGGCGTGAAGCGCGAAGTGCGTGTCCGCGTGGCCAAGAGCTCCGGGAAGGACATCTAA
- the rpmD gene encoding 50S ribosomal protein L30, with amino-acid sequence MAKNLIPSDAQLEITQIKSVIGGKQNQRDTLRSLGLKRIGHTVVRTADAVTVGMLNTVPHLVQVEEAK; translated from the coding sequence ATGGCTAAGAACCTGATTCCCTCCGACGCTCAGTTGGAGATCACTCAGATCAAGTCCGTCATTGGCGGCAAGCAGAACCAGCGCGACACCCTGCGGTCCCTCGGCCTGAAGCGGATCGGACACACCGTTGTCCGCACCGCCGACGCCGTGACCGTTGGAATGCTCAACACGGTTCCGCACCTGGTACAGGTAGAGGAGGCGAAGTAA
- the rpsE gene encoding 30S ribosomal protein S5: MTEANNEKDTVSADQKATEAVAAPATETTAPAAAADDRRGGARRGERGDRGQGRGDRGGRGGRDGGREAEKSQFIERVVTINRVSKVVKGGRRFSFTALVVVGDGNGMVGVGYGKAKEVPAAIAKGVEEAKKSFFRVPRIGNTIPHRVQGEAAAGVVMLRPASAGTGVIAGGPVRAVLECVGIHDILSKSLGSSNAINIVHATVDALKRLEEPAAVAARRGLPLDEVAPPAMVKAILNQKAGV; the protein is encoded by the coding sequence GTGACGGAAGCAAACAACGAAAAGGACACTGTGTCTGCAGATCAGAAGGCGACTGAAGCCGTAGCTGCTCCGGCCACTGAGACCACTGCTCCCGCAGCCGCTGCCGATGACCGCCGTGGTGGCGCTCGTCGTGGCGAGCGTGGAGACCGTGGCCAGGGCCGCGGCGACCGTGGTGGCCGTGGCGGCCGCGACGGCGGCCGTGAAGCTGAAAAGAGCCAGTTCATCGAGCGCGTTGTCACCATCAACCGCGTTTCCAAGGTGGTCAAGGGTGGTCGTCGCTTCAGCTTCACCGCTCTGGTCGTCGTTGGCGACGGTAACGGCATGGTCGGCGTTGGCTACGGCAAGGCTAAGGAAGTTCCCGCCGCAATCGCGAAGGGCGTTGAAGAGGCTAAGAAGTCCTTCTTCCGCGTTCCCCGCATTGGCAACACCATCCCGCACCGCGTTCAGGGTGAGGCTGCCGCAGGCGTCGTAATGCTGCGTCCGGCTTCCGCCGGTACCGGTGTTATCGCCGGTGGCCCGGTCCGTGCAGTACTGGAGTGCGTGGGCATCCACGACATCCTCTCCAAGTCGCTCGGTTCCTCGAACGCCATCAACATCGTTCACGCGACCGTTGATGCACTGAAGCGCCTCGAAGAGCCGGCAGCAGTGGCAGCACGCCGCGGCCTGCCCCTCGACGAGGTTGCTCCGCCGGCAATGGTGAAGGCAATCCTGAACCAGAAGGCGGGTGTCTAA
- the rplN gene encoding 50S ribosomal protein L14, whose amino-acid sequence MIQQESRLKVADNTGAKEILTIRVLGGSGRRYAGIGDVIVATVKDAIPGGNVKKGDVVKAVIVRTKKERRRADGSYIKFDENAAVILKADGDPRGTRIFGPVGRELRDKKFMKIVSLAPEVL is encoded by the coding sequence GTGATTCAGCAGGAGTCGCGACTCAAGGTCGCCGACAACACGGGTGCTAAGGAAATCCTTACCATTCGCGTTCTCGGTGGATCTGGCCGTCGCTACGCAGGCATTGGCGACGTTATCGTCGCTACCGTCAAGGACGCAATTCCGGGCGGCAACGTAAAGAAGGGCGATGTTGTTAAGGCAGTCATCGTCCGTACCAAGAAGGAACGCCGCCGTGCGGATGGTTCCTACATCAAGTTTGACGAGAACGCAGCTGTGATCCTGAAGGCTGACGGTGACCCCCGCGGTACCCGTATCTTCGGACCGGTTGGTCGTGAACTCCGTGACAAGAAGTTCATGAAGATCGTTTCTCTGGCTCCGGAGGTGCTCTAG
- the rpsJ gene encoding 30S ribosomal protein S10, whose amino-acid sequence MAGQKIRIRLKSYDHEVIDVSARKIVETVTRAGATVVGPVPLPTEKNIYCVIRSPHKYKDSREHFEMRTHKRLIDIIDPTPKAVDSLMRLDLPADVNIEIKL is encoded by the coding sequence ATGGCGGGACAAAAAATCCGCATCCGGCTGAAGTCATACGACCACGAGGTCATTGACGTTTCAGCCCGGAAGATCGTTGAGACGGTCACGCGCGCAGGCGCAACGGTAGTTGGCCCTGTGCCGCTGCCTACGGAGAAGAACATCTACTGCGTAATCCGCTCTCCGCACAAGTACAAGGACAGCCGCGAGCACTTTGAAATGCGCACGCACAAGCGTCTTATCGACATCATCGATCCCACGCCGAAGGCTGTTGACTCGCTTATGCGTCTCGACCTGCCGGCCGACGTGAACATCGAAATCAAGCTGTAG
- the rpmC gene encoding 50S ribosomal protein L29 — MAVGSKELASAQLDTFDNERLVEELRKAKEELFNLRFQSATGQLENHGRLRAVKKDIARIYTVLRERELGIRAEVAAPVVEAKEEKKSKKAATKKAEKAETVETEEDAK, encoded by the coding sequence ATGGCAGTAGGATCCAAGGAACTTGCATCCGCACAGCTGGACACGTTCGACAACGAGCGCCTCGTTGAAGAACTCCGTAAGGCTAAGGAAGAGCTGTTCAACCTGCGTTTCCAGTCCGCCACCGGTCAGCTGGAGAACCACGGTCGTCTGCGCGCGGTAAAGAAGGACATCGCACGCATCTACACCGTTCTCCGTGAGCGCGAGCTGGGCATTCGTGCCGAGGTTGCCGCACCGGTTGTGGAAGCCAAGGAAGAAAAGAAGTCCAAGAAGGCCGCAACCAAGAAGGCCGAAAAGGCTGAAACGGTTGAGACCGAGGAGGATGCCAAGTGA
- the rpsH gene encoding 30S ribosomal protein S8, giving the protein MTMTDPVADMLTRLRNANSAYHDSVSMPYSKLKARVADILKAEGYIASWKEEDAEVGKKLTLELKFGPNRERSIAGVRRISKPGLRVYAKSTNLPHVLGCLGVAILSTSSGLLTDKQAGKKGVGGEVLAYVW; this is encoded by the coding sequence ATGACAATGACAGATCCTGTCGCAGACATGCTTACGCGTCTGCGCAATGCAAACTCGGCATACCACGATTCCGTGTCCATGCCGTACAGCAAGCTCAAGGCACGCGTTGCCGACATCCTGAAGGCCGAAGGTTACATCGCCTCCTGGAAAGAAGAAGACGCTGAGGTTGGCAAGAAGCTGACCCTCGAGCTCAAGTTCGGACCGAACCGCGAGCGTTCAATCGCTGGTGTTCGTCGTATTTCCAAGCCGGGCCTGCGTGTTTACGCAAAGTCCACCAACCTCCCGCACGTGCTCGGTTGCCTGGGTGTCGCAATCCTGTCCACCTCTTCCGGCCTCTTGACTGATAAGCAAGCCGGCAAGAAGGGCGTGGGCGGCGAAGTCCTCGCCTACGTCTGGTAA
- the rplR gene encoding 50S ribosomal protein L18: protein MAISINKKRTNKSKSASRSRRQLRIRKRISGTAVRPRLVVNRSARHVFVQVVDDTKGLTVASASTLEADLRAFEGDKTAKAKRVGELVAERAKAAGIEAVVFDRGGNKYHGRIAAVADGAREGGLSL from the coding sequence ATGGCCATCTCAATTAACAAGAAGCGTACGAACAAGAGCAAGTCTGCTTCGCGCAGCCGCCGCCAGCTTCGTATCCGTAAGCGCATCTCCGGTACGGCTGTACGTCCTCGTCTGGTCGTCAACCGTTCCGCACGCCACGTATTCGTCCAGGTTGTCGATGACACCAAGGGCCTGACCGTGGCAAGCGCCTCCACACTGGAAGCCGATCTTCGTGCATTCGAAGGCGACAAGACCGCCAAGGCCAAGCGCGTTGGCGAGCTCGTTGCCGAGCGCGCGAAGGCTGCCGGTATCGAAGCAGTTGTCTTCGACCGCGGTGGTAACAAGTACCACGGCCGGATTGCCGCTGTCGCTGACGGCGCACGTGAAGGTGGGCTGTCACTGTGA
- the rpsQ gene encoding 30S ribosomal protein S17, whose product MSEKDENVTETVSAAATAGERGYRKTKRGYVVSDKMEKTIVVQVEDRVKHALYGKVIRRNTKIKAHDEENTAGIGDLVLLAETRPLSATKRWRLVEVLEKAK is encoded by the coding sequence GTGAGTGAAAAGGACGAGAACGTGACGGAAACTGTTTCCGCAGCAGCTACGGCTGGCGAACGCGGTTACCGTAAGACGAAGCGTGGCTACGTGGTCTCGGACAAGATGGAAAAGACCATCGTTGTCCAGGTAGAAGACCGCGTAAAGCACGCTTTGTACGGCAAGGTCATCCGCCGCAACACGAAGATCAAGGCTCACGACGAAGAGAACACCGCCGGCATCGGCGACCTCGTTCTCCTCGCCGAGACCCGCCCGCTGTCCGCCACCAAGCGGTGGCGTCTGGTTGAGGTCCTCGAAAAGGCCAAGTAA
- the rpsS gene encoding 30S ribosomal protein S19 has protein sequence MPRSLKKGPFVDQHLFVKVDRENEKGTKNVIKTWSRRSMIIPDMLGHTIAVHDGRKHIPVFVTESMVGHKLGEFAPTRTFRGHVKDDRKGKRR, from the coding sequence ATGCCACGCAGCCTGAAAAAAGGTCCTTTCGTTGACCAGCACCTCTTTGTGAAGGTGGACAGGGAAAACGAAAAGGGCACCAAGAACGTCATCAAGACCTGGTCCCGCCGTTCGATGATCATTCCCGACATGCTCGGGCACACGATCGCCGTGCACGACGGACGCAAGCACATCCCGGTGTTTGTCACTGAGTCGATGGTCGGGCACAAGCTCGGCGAATTCGCTCCCACGCGGACATTCCGCGGCCATGTCAAGGACGACCGTAAGGGCAAGCGCCGCTAG
- the rplC gene encoding 50S ribosomal protein L3, producing the protein MTATRNVKGLLGTKLGMTQVWDENNKLIPVTVVQADSNVITQLRNADTDGYVAVQIGYGQIDPRKVTKPLAGHFEKAGVTPRRHVVELRTADADTYELGQELSVELFEAGQKIDVIGTTKGKGFAGVMKRHGFHGVGASHGAHKNHRKPGSIGGASTPSRVFKGMKMAGRMGAVRHTTLNLTVHAVDVEKSLLLIKGAVPGARGQVVLVRTAVKGA; encoded by the coding sequence ATGACCGCAACCCGTAACGTAAAGGGCCTGCTGGGCACGAAGCTCGGCATGACCCAGGTCTGGGACGAGAACAACAAGCTCATCCCCGTCACTGTGGTCCAGGCAGATTCGAACGTCATCACCCAGCTGCGCAACGCAGACACTGATGGCTACGTAGCTGTACAGATCGGCTACGGCCAGATCGATCCCCGCAAGGTCACCAAGCCGCTGGCTGGTCACTTTGAAAAGGCAGGCGTCACGCCTCGCCGCCACGTCGTCGAACTGCGCACTGCAGATGCTGACACTTACGAGCTGGGCCAGGAGCTTTCTGTTGAGCTCTTCGAAGCCGGCCAGAAGATCGACGTCATCGGCACCACCAAGGGTAAGGGCTTCGCCGGCGTTATGAAGCGTCACGGCTTCCACGGCGTTGGAGCTTCCCACGGTGCCCACAAGAACCACCGTAAGCCCGGTTCAATCGGTGGCGCATCCACCCCGAGCCGCGTCTTCAAGGGCATGAAAATGGCCGGCCGCATGGGCGCCGTTCGTCACACCACGCTGAACCTCACGGTTCACGCAGTTGACGTCGAGAAGTCGCTGCTCCTGATCAAGGGTGCCGTCCCCGGCGCCCGCGGCCAGGTCGTACTCGTACGCACCGCCGTGAAGGGAGCCTAG
- the rplF gene encoding 50S ribosomal protein L6, translated as MSRIGRLPITVPAGVEVKVDGSVVSVKGSKGELNHTVASPIEVSLEADTLTVARPNDERASRSLHGLTRTLISNMIEGVTKGYEKKLEIVGTGYRVQAKGSDLEFALGYSHPVNVSAPDGITFAVETPTKLSVSGINKQQVGEVAANIRKLRKPDPYKGKGIRYAGEVIRRKVGKAGK; from the coding sequence ATGTCACGTATTGGACGTCTCCCCATCACCGTTCCCGCCGGCGTTGAGGTCAAGGTTGACGGCTCTGTCGTCAGCGTCAAGGGTTCCAAAGGCGAGCTGAACCACACTGTGGCCAGCCCGATCGAGGTTTCCCTGGAAGCAGACACCCTGACTGTCGCCCGCCCGAACGACGAGCGCGCCTCCCGTTCACTCCACGGCCTGACCCGCACCCTGATCTCCAACATGATCGAGGGCGTTACCAAGGGCTACGAGAAGAAGCTTGAAATCGTTGGTACTGGTTACCGCGTTCAGGCCAAGGGATCTGACCTTGAGTTCGCTCTCGGCTACAGCCACCCGGTAAATGTCTCCGCACCGGACGGCATCACCTTTGCAGTTGAGACCCCGACCAAGCTCTCTGTTTCAGGTATCAACAAGCAGCAGGTCGGCGAGGTTGCTGCCAACATTCGCAAGCTGCGGAAGCCGGACCCCTATAAGGGCAAGGGCATTCGCTACGCAGGCGAAGTCATCCGCCGCAAGGTCGGAAAGGCTGGTAAGTAA
- the rplV gene encoding 50S ribosomal protein L22, translated as MEAKAIARHIRVTPMKARRVVNLVRGKQANEALAILKFAPQAASEPVFKVVQSAISNARVLADRDGVAFDEGDLIISEAFVDEGPTMKRFQPRAQGRAFQIKKRTSHITVVVATPEKEEAR; from the coding sequence ATGGAAGCCAAGGCAATTGCGCGTCACATCCGCGTAACGCCTATGAAGGCCCGGCGCGTCGTCAACCTTGTTCGTGGTAAGCAAGCGAATGAGGCTCTGGCAATTCTGAAGTTTGCCCCACAGGCAGCTTCAGAGCCGGTATTCAAGGTAGTTCAGTCGGCAATCTCCAACGCCCGGGTCCTCGCGGACCGCGACGGTGTTGCGTTTGACGAAGGTGACCTCATCATCAGCGAAGCGTTTGTTGATGAAGGCCCGACCATGAAGCGGTTCCAGCCGCGCGCCCAGGGTCGTGCATTTCAGATCAAGAAGCGCACGAGCCACATCACCGTGGTAGTCGCTACCCCGGAGAAAGAGGAGGCTCGCTAA
- the rplE gene encoding 50S ribosomal protein L5 produces MTETLETPATKIVPRLKTKYADSIKSTLIEEFSYNNVNQVPRLVKVVVNMGVGDAAKDSKLIDGAVRDLTLITGQKPQVTKARKSIAQFKLREGMPIGAHATLRGDRMWEFLDRLVTLALPRIRDFRGLSGKQFDGNGNYTFGLTEQVMFHEIDQDSIDRTRGMDITVVTTAKTDDEGRALLKALGFPFKAED; encoded by the coding sequence ATGACTGAGACTCTCGAGACTCCGGCAACGAAGATCGTTCCTCGTCTGAAGACCAAGTACGCCGATTCCATCAAGAGCACGCTCATTGAGGAATTCAGCTACAACAACGTCAATCAGGTTCCCCGCCTGGTGAAGGTCGTTGTGAACATGGGTGTTGGAGATGCCGCCAAGGACTCCAAGCTGATCGACGGCGCTGTCCGCGATCTGACCCTGATCACCGGCCAGAAGCCGCAGGTAACCAAGGCCCGCAAGTCGATCGCACAGTTCAAGCTGCGCGAAGGCATGCCCATCGGCGCACACGCAACTCTGCGTGGAGACCGCATGTGGGAATTCCTGGATCGTCTGGTCACGCTGGCTCTGCCCCGTATCCGCGACTTCCGCGGCCTCAGCGGCAAGCAGTTCGATGGCAATGGCAACTACACCTTCGGTCTGACCGAACAGGTTATGTTCCACGAAATCGACCAGGATTCCATCGACCGCACCCGCGGCATGGACATCACGGTTGTTACCACTGCCAAGACCGATGACGAAGGCCGTGCGCTGCTGAAGGCGCTTGGTTTCCCGTTCAAGGCCGAAGACTAA
- the rplW gene encoding 50S ribosomal protein L23 — protein sequence MSAATIKDPRDVVLAPVVSEKSYGLIDEGKYTFLVDPRSNKTEIKLAVEKIFSVKVESINTINRAGKRKRTKFGWGTRKSTKRAIVSLKEGTIDIFGGPLS from the coding sequence GTGAGTGCAGCCACCATCAAAGACCCGCGCGACGTCGTGCTTGCACCCGTCGTATCGGAAAAAAGCTACGGCCTGATCGATGAGGGCAAGTACACCTTCCTGGTGGACCCCCGCTCGAACAAGACCGAGATCAAGCTGGCCGTGGAGAAGATTTTCTCCGTCAAGGTCGAATCGATCAACACCATCAACCGTGCCGGTAAGCGCAAGCGCACCAAATTCGGATGGGGTACCCGCAAGAGCACCAAGCGTGCAATTGTGAGCCTCAAAGAAGGCACCATCGACATCTTCGGCGGTCCGCTCTCGTAG
- the rplP gene encoding 50S ribosomal protein L16, giving the protein MLIPRRVKHRKQHHPGRSGTATGGTKVSFGEYGIQALSPAYVTNRQIESARIAMTRHIKRGGKVWINIYPDRPITKKPAETRMGSGKGSPEWWVANVKPGRVLFEISGVEESVAREALRLAIHKLPLKARILRREGGE; this is encoded by the coding sequence ATGCTTATCCCACGTCGAGTCAAGCACCGTAAGCAGCACCACCCGGGTCGCTCCGGAACTGCTACGGGCGGCACCAAGGTCTCGTTCGGCGAGTACGGCATCCAGGCTCTGAGCCCGGCATACGTCACCAACCGTCAGATCGAATCTGCCCGTATCGCGATGACCCGCCACATCAAGCGTGGCGGCAAGGTCTGGATCAACATTTACCCGGACCGTCCGATCACGAAGAAGCCGGCCGAAACCCGCATGGGTTCCGGTAAGGGTTCACCGGAGTGGTGGGTCGCTAACGTCAAGCCGGGTCGGGTTCTCTTTGAGATCTCCGGCGTCGAAGAATCGGTAGCTCGCGAGGCCCTGCGCCTGGCAATCCACAAGCTCCCGTTGAAGGCACGCATTTTGCGTCGCGAAGGTGGTGAATAG
- the rplD gene encoding 50S ribosomal protein L4, which yields MTSTVKVDLPAEIFDVQTNVPLLHQVVVAQLAAARQGTHKTKTRAEVSGAGRKPFKQKGTGRARQGSIRAPHMTGGGVVHGPTPRDYSQRTPKKMIAAALRGALSDRARNGRIHVVAELVEGTKPSVKSALATLRGVSERKNLLVVIERANDVAALSVRNLAGVHVLYADQLNTYDVLVSDDVVFTKAAYEAFVADKAVAKNEEDAK from the coding sequence ATGACTAGCACTGTCAAGGTTGACCTGCCTGCAGAGATCTTCGACGTTCAGACCAACGTGCCGCTGCTGCACCAGGTCGTCGTTGCCCAGCTCGCTGCTGCTCGCCAGGGTACCCACAAAACCAAGACCCGCGCCGAGGTTTCCGGTGCAGGTCGCAAGCCGTTCAAGCAGAAGGGCACCGGCCGCGCCCGTCAGGGTTCAATCCGTGCTCCTCACATGACCGGTGGTGGCGTTGTCCACGGTCCCACACCGCGTGACTACAGCCAGCGCACCCCCAAGAAGATGATTGCTGCTGCCCTGCGCGGCGCACTGTCTGACCGGGCCCGCAACGGACGCATCCACGTTGTTGCTGAACTGGTGGAGGGCACCAAGCCGTCCGTCAAGTCCGCACTTGCAACGCTGCGCGGAGTTTCCGAGCGCAAGAACCTGCTGGTTGTCATCGAGCGCGCCAACGATGTTGCAGCACTTTCCGTGCGCAACCTCGCCGGTGTTCACGTTCTGTACGCAGACCAGCTGAACACCTACGACGTACTCGTCTCTGACGACGTTGTCTTCACCAAGGCTGCCTACGAAGCATTCGTTGCTGACAAGGCAGTAGCAAAGAACGAGGAGGATGCCAAGTGA
- the rplO gene encoding 50S ribosomal protein L15: MAEKNTAEKAQGAAAEKQNALKVHHLRPAPGAKTAKTRVGRGEGSKGKTAGRGTKGTKARYQIKAGFAGGQLPLHMRLPKLRGFKNPFRVEFQVVNLDKLNELFPEGGAVTVENLVEKGAVRKNQPVKVLGTGDITVKVDVTAHAFSASAAEKIAAAGGSTTAL, translated from the coding sequence ATGGCAGAGAAGAACACTGCTGAGAAGGCACAGGGCGCGGCTGCTGAGAAGCAGAACGCTCTGAAGGTCCACCACCTGCGTCCCGCCCCGGGTGCCAAGACCGCCAAGACCCGTGTGGGTCGTGGTGAAGGTTCCAAGGGTAAGACCGCCGGTCGCGGTACCAAGGGTACGAAGGCCCGCTACCAGATCAAGGCTGGCTTTGCCGGCGGCCAGTTGCCGCTGCACATGCGCCTGCCGAAGCTGCGCGGCTTCAAGAACCCGTTCCGGGTTGAGTTCCAGGTTGTAAACCTGGACAAGCTCAACGAGCTGTTCCCGGAAGGTGGCGCAGTCACCGTGGAGAACCTGGTCGAAAAGGGTGCCGTTCGCAAGAACCAGCCCGTTAAGGTGCTGGGCACCGGCGACATCACCGTCAAGGTTGACGTCACGGCCCACGCATTCTCGGCCAGCGCCGCAGAGAAGATTGCTGCAGCAGGCGGAAGCACCACCGCTCTCTAG